Proteins from a single region of Chryseobacterium scophthalmum:
- a CDS encoding thioredoxin family protein, translated as MNTPSNMLALGTKAPFFELPNPSKSNEVQSLDDLKGEKGTLVIFMCNHCPFVLHIIDKLTELYEDYNEAGIEFIAINSNNVEKYPADSPEKMIEFQIERKFDFPYLYDESQAIAKAYDAACTPDFFFFDDKLDLIYRGQMDDSRPGNHKEVTGEDLIIAFENLLIGEPQEEIQRPSMGCNIKWK; from the coding sequence ATGAATACTCCCTCAAATATGTTGGCATTAGGTACAAAAGCTCCGTTTTTTGAACTTCCGAATCCTTCAAAAAGCAATGAAGTTCAGTCATTAGATGATTTGAAAGGTGAAAAAGGTACATTGGTGATTTTTATGTGCAATCACTGTCCGTTTGTACTTCACATTATTGATAAGTTGACAGAACTGTATGAAGATTATAATGAGGCGGGAATTGAATTTATTGCGATCAATTCTAATAACGTAGAAAAATATCCTGCAGATTCTCCGGAAAAAATGATTGAGTTTCAAATCGAAAGAAAATTTGATTTTCCTTATTTATATGACGAAAGCCAGGCAATTGCAAAAGCTTACGATGCAGCTTGCACGCCGGATTTCTTTTTTTTTGATGATAAATTAGACCTTATTTACAGAGGTCAGATGGATGATTCAAGACCTGGAAATCATAAAGAAGTGACTGGAGAAGATTTAATTATTGCTTTTGAAAACCTTTTAATCGGTGAGCCTCAGGAAGAAATTCAGAGACCGAGCATGGGTTGCAATATAAAGTGGAAATAA
- a CDS encoding TetR/AcrR family transcriptional regulator → MLTLLVNKIMGLHERRQREKESIRANILQAAFTLAKTDGWASLSIRKIADAIEYSAPVVYDHFENKEAILYEISINGFHCLQIELLKAQKKHESPEDQLTAIVDAYWNFAFKNKEYYQLMFGLGMQCSGKGLMKEEFSSFQDMIFDCTYEIIKKKGSNEDSACHSSHALFSAVHGLISIMMMRNDDIPSTMNKTTLDETVSAFIKSL, encoded by the coding sequence TTGCTAACACTGTTAGTAAATAAAATCATGGGCTTACATGAACGTCGTCAAAGAGAAAAAGAATCTATCCGTGCAAATATTTTGCAGGCTGCATTCACTTTGGCTAAAACTGACGGTTGGGCATCGCTTTCTATTCGTAAAATAGCTGATGCGATTGAGTACAGTGCTCCTGTTGTTTATGATCATTTCGAAAACAAAGAAGCGATTTTATATGAAATTTCTATCAACGGATTTCATTGCCTTCAAATAGAATTACTAAAAGCTCAGAAAAAACACGAAAGTCCGGAAGATCAATTGACAGCAATTGTAGACGCTTATTGGAATTTTGCCTTTAAGAATAAAGAATATTACCAATTGATGTTCGGTTTGGGAATGCAGTGTAGCGGAAAAGGTTTAATGAAAGAAGAGTTTTCTTCTTTTCAGGATATGATTTTCGATTGTACTTATGAAATTATCAAGAAAAAAGGATCAAATGAAGACAGTGCTTGTCACTCTTCTCACGCTTTATTTTCTGCAGTTCATGGATTGATTTCGATTATGATGATGAGAAATGATGATATTCCTTCAACGATGAACAAAACTACTTTAGACGAAACGGTTTCGGCTTTTATTAAATCTTTGTAA